The Ornithinibacillus sp. 4-3 region TGATTATGTGACAAAGCCATTTAATCCCCTTGAAATCATTGCTCGGATTAAGGCATATATGAGAAGACAGCAGCACACACCGGTTGCTGAAACATCCATTCATAAAAAAATTCATGATTTCGGGCATTTTATTGTTGATGAAGATCTCGGGGAATTAATTGTTGACGGTAAGGTTGTTCCTTGTCCTGCACAAGTATTTCTCTTGTTGCTATATTTCTGTAAAAATCCAAACCGCATTCTTACGAAGGAGCAAATTTTCCAAGCAGTTTGGGGAATGGATCATTATATTGATGATAATACCGTGATGGTACATGTTCGCCGTATTCGTGAACGGATTGAAGTGAATCCGAGTCAACCAGAATATTTATTAACGGTTCGTGGACTCGGCTATAAATTAATGAAAGGAAATGCACAATGAAGCTTCAAAGAAGGATAGCGTTTCATTTCACTTTTCAATTTTTTGTTTTATTCGCAGCATTGTTTTTCTTTGTCATCGTGCTTCTCCTTATGATGATTAATTTATTTACTAATGAAGAAATACGAATCAATGCAAAGCAGGGATTAATTTCTAATATCCCCCTAATGGCCACTATTGATGGAGACGAGGTATCTCTTGAGGATAATTGGATTGAGCTTTTAGAAGAGCATGATATGTGGCTACAAATTATTAATGAAGAAGGCGAAGTACTTTCTGAATTCAATACACCCGATGACTTGG contains the following coding sequences:
- a CDS encoding response regulator transcription factor — encoded protein: MKDIHILLVDDEQSIIQMLEMVLKKEGFSQIHQASTGAKALDYIRKYPVDFIILDVMLPDTNGFELCEKIRTYTDAYILFLTAKVNDFDVLSGFEKGGDDYVTKPFNPLEIIARIKAYMRRQQHTPVAETSIHKKIHDFGHFIVDEDLGELIVDGKVVPCPAQVFLLLLYFCKNPNRILTKEQIFQAVWGMDHYIDDNTVMVHVRRIRERIEVNPSQPEYLLTVRGLGYKLMKGNAQ